One Agrobacterium vaccinii DNA window includes the following coding sequences:
- a CDS encoding transglycosylase SLT domain-containing protein: MRPLHSLKYLLALAALVLTTSICEASQPASRVDCERQIQAAAGHYGIPEGILYSVGLTETGRKGSLSPYAINIEGKAFFPDSLPEAFKLVDDARRNGAKLIDIGCMQINVYFHGAEFKSVAEMFDPAKNVAYAAQFLKRLHDRHDTWTMAVARYHAGPNNDPAQQRYVCRVISNLVATGYGQWTANARTFCLT; this comes from the coding sequence ATGAGACCACTTCACAGCCTGAAATACCTTCTCGCGTTAGCAGCGCTCGTCCTGACCACGTCTATCTGTGAGGCCTCTCAACCGGCCTCCAGGGTCGATTGTGAGCGGCAGATACAGGCGGCGGCGGGACACTACGGCATACCCGAAGGCATACTCTATTCGGTTGGTTTGACGGAGACGGGACGCAAGGGATCGCTCAGTCCCTATGCCATCAACATCGAGGGTAAGGCGTTTTTTCCTGACAGTTTACCAGAGGCTTTCAAGCTGGTGGATGATGCCCGACGCAACGGCGCGAAGCTGATCGACATCGGCTGCATGCAGATCAACGTGTATTTTCATGGCGCAGAGTTCAAATCTGTTGCAGAAATGTTCGATCCTGCAAAGAACGTCGCTTATGCCGCCCAGTTCCTCAAACGGCTCCATGATCGCCACGACACGTGGACGATGGCAGTTGCGCGTTACCATGCCGGACCCAACAATGACCCTGCCCAACAACGCTACGTGTGCCGAGTTATAAGCAATCTGGTCGCCACGGGCTACGGTCAGTGGACTGCCAATGCGAGAACTTTCTGCCTCACCTGA
- the rem gene encoding transcriptional activator Rem codes for MIVVVDERKLVKDGYTALFGREGIPSTGFDPVEFGEWVNTAADSDIAAIEAFLIGQAEMTQELPRAIRDRSQAPVIAVSDQHSLDATLALFDCGVDDVVRKPVHPREILARAAAIRRRLSVLTNFTDAGPIRVFSDGRDPEVNGEVFALPRRERRILEYLIANRGRRVSKAQIFNAIYGIFDEEVEENVVESHISKLRKKLRKKLGFDPIDSKRFLGYCIDWS; via the coding sequence ATGATCGTGGTAGTTGATGAGCGCAAGCTTGTTAAAGACGGATACACAGCCCTTTTTGGGCGCGAGGGAATTCCCTCAACCGGGTTTGATCCGGTAGAATTTGGTGAATGGGTAAATACGGCAGCAGACTCCGACATCGCGGCAATCGAGGCATTTCTGATCGGTCAGGCAGAAATGACCCAGGAGCTGCCGCGTGCCATCAGAGATCGCTCGCAGGCACCGGTGATTGCGGTTAGCGACCAGCACTCGCTGGATGCAACGCTTGCACTGTTTGATTGCGGCGTGGACGATGTTGTCCGCAAGCCCGTGCACCCACGTGAAATTCTGGCACGTGCTGCGGCTATCCGCCGTCGCCTGTCGGTTCTCACCAACTTCACGGACGCAGGACCTATCAGAGTTTTCTCTGATGGACGCGATCCAGAAGTGAACGGCGAAGTTTTCGCATTGCCGCGCCGCGAGCGCCGCATTCTGGAATACTTGATTGCCAACCGTGGCCGTCGTGTTTCCAAGGCGCAAATCTTCAACGCGATCTACGGCATCTTTGATGAAGAAGTCGAAGAGAACGTCGTGGAAAGCCACATCAGCAAATTGCGCAAGAAGCTTCGCAAGAAGCTCGGCTTCGATCCGATCGATTCCAAGCGGTTTCTGGGTTACTGCATCGACTGGAGCTAA
- a CDS encoding flagellar hook protein FlgE, whose amino-acid sequence MSLFGTMKTAVSGMNAQSNKLGTVGDNIANASTTGYKSASTAFSSLVLNTGGGGGNYNSGGVDTKVKYSISQAGATVATQSNTDLAINGDGFFVVQDSAGSIFLTRAGSFTADDNGNLVNDSGFTLLGYQNNGTTPTTVVNSYDGLVPVNIGANGLTATASTKGSLEGNLNQSAEVVSVLPSDKDANVDLTESGILKTSMTGYNAYGATVKYDFYFAKTDTDTWEVTVYDASKSTNGGFPYSEDPVAGPETMSYDIGKLADPETITIDDVNNDLSITIDLSAMTQLSGKSTGDGGNINGNPAEAVQSVSVSADGTVYANYAKSAARALYQIPLADVASPDNLSVLSGNVFQTSAESGVVTLGFAGTSGFGNINSKQLESSNVDTATELTEMIQAQRSYTANSKVFQTGSDLMETLINLVR is encoded by the coding sequence ATGAGCCTTTTTGGAACGATGAAGACCGCCGTATCCGGTATGAATGCCCAGTCCAACAAATTGGGCACAGTCGGCGACAACATCGCGAACGCCAGCACGACCGGCTACAAAAGCGCATCGACAGCTTTTTCCTCGCTCGTCTTGAACACCGGCGGTGGCGGCGGCAACTACAATTCCGGCGGCGTCGATACAAAGGTGAAGTATTCGATTTCCCAGGCTGGCGCGACCGTCGCGACGCAATCTAACACCGACCTTGCCATCAATGGCGACGGCTTCTTCGTTGTTCAGGACTCGGCAGGCAGCATTTTCCTGACGCGTGCCGGCTCCTTTACCGCAGATGACAACGGCAACCTTGTCAACGACTCGGGCTTCACGCTTCTGGGTTACCAAAACAATGGAACAACGCCCACGACTGTCGTTAACAGCTATGATGGTCTGGTTCCCGTAAACATCGGTGCTAACGGTTTGACCGCGACCGCTTCCACGAAGGGCTCGTTGGAGGGTAACCTCAATCAGTCTGCTGAGGTCGTAAGCGTTCTTCCAAGTGACAAAGATGCCAATGTCGATCTCACTGAAAGCGGCATCTTGAAGACGTCGATGACCGGTTACAACGCCTATGGCGCAACCGTGAAATATGACTTTTACTTCGCCAAGACCGATACTGATACTTGGGAAGTGACGGTCTATGATGCTTCAAAATCGACCAATGGCGGCTTCCCATATTCTGAGGACCCGGTCGCTGGTCCTGAGACAATGTCCTATGATATCGGTAAACTAGCCGATCCTGAGACGATTACGATCGATGACGTTAATAACGATCTCAGTATTACCATTGACCTTTCTGCCATGACGCAGCTGTCGGGCAAATCAACGGGTGATGGCGGTAACATCAACGGTAACCCAGCGGAAGCGGTACAATCCGTATCCGTTTCGGCCGATGGCACCGTTTACGCCAACTATGCCAAATCCGCTGCTCGTGCACTCTACCAGATTCCGCTGGCTGATGTCGCAAGCCCCGACAATCTGAGTGTCCTTTCAGGAAACGTTTTCCAGACGAGCGCCGAATCCGGTGTCGTAACACTTGGCTTCGCCGGGACCTCCGGTTTCGGCAACATCAATTCCAAGCAGCTGGAATCGTCCAACGTCGATACCGCGACCGAGCTGACGGAAATGATCCAGGCTCAGCGCAGCTACACCGCAAACTCCAAGGTCTTCCAGACGGGTTCCGATCTGATGGAAACTCTCATCAATCTGGTACGATAA
- the flgK gene encoding flagellar hook-associated protein FlgK, translated as MSLASALNTTKATLSNNAVQSGIVSNNISSASNADYNRRTAITTTNTSTGAITVKLERTEDAALLKQTLSATSDDAGKQTFLDGMNSLSVLLGGDEYSAAPSSYLAALQEAMQTYAASPGDVTLASAAISAASDVANSLNTSTQSLQQLRADADTEIDTTVKKLNQLLADFETANNAVKSATASGGDPNNALDQREGLLKQISGIVGISTSARANNDLIIYTADGTTLFETTARKVSFDSQSAYDTTATGSGVYIDGVAVKTGSGSNTDAKGSLPALLQLRDEVYPTYQSQLDEIARTLMGAFSETDAGGDPIAGLFTTSDGSDVDFATAEIVPGLAGLIKVSADALASPTKLRDGSIAGDTPNTDSSSGYSELLYKYAAALNSQVDFDPKAGISTNVSLLSFASDSVGFVEEYRSNATTAAESTSAMLNKSKEAYSNSTGVNLDEELIQMLDIEQSYKAAAKLMSTIDELLKTLMEAAG; from the coding sequence ATGTCGCTAGCATCGGCGCTTAATACGACGAAGGCAACTCTGAGCAATAATGCTGTTCAGAGCGGCATCGTCTCGAACAATATATCGTCTGCCAGCAACGCGGATTATAATCGCCGGACTGCGATCACCACCACAAACACCTCGACAGGCGCGATCACGGTCAAGCTTGAGCGGACTGAAGATGCGGCACTCTTGAAGCAGACGCTGTCTGCAACGTCTGACGATGCAGGCAAGCAGACGTTCCTCGATGGCATGAATTCGCTGAGTGTTCTTCTCGGCGGCGACGAATATTCGGCAGCTCCGTCCTCTTACCTTGCTGCCCTCCAGGAGGCCATGCAGACCTATGCGGCATCTCCGGGCGACGTAACCCTGGCATCTGCGGCCATTAGCGCTGCGAGCGATGTTGCCAACTCGTTGAACACATCCACCCAGTCTCTTCAGCAGTTGAGAGCGGATGCCGATACGGAAATCGACACGACGGTCAAAAAGCTGAACCAGCTTCTGGCCGATTTCGAGACGGCCAACAACGCCGTCAAATCCGCCACAGCCTCTGGCGGCGATCCGAACAATGCGCTCGACCAGCGAGAAGGCCTGCTGAAACAGATTTCCGGTATCGTCGGGATTTCAACGTCGGCTCGCGCCAACAACGATCTCATCATCTACACGGCAGACGGCACTACGCTGTTCGAAACAACAGCTCGCAAAGTGTCGTTCGATTCACAGTCTGCCTATGACACGACCGCGACTGGCAGCGGCGTCTACATCGACGGCGTTGCGGTCAAGACAGGGTCCGGCAGCAACACCGATGCGAAGGGCAGCCTTCCCGCACTTCTGCAATTGCGCGATGAGGTTTACCCGACCTATCAGTCGCAGCTGGATGAAATAGCACGCACCTTGATGGGTGCTTTCTCGGAAACGGACGCTGGTGGCGATCCTATCGCCGGACTGTTCACGACCTCAGATGGTTCGGACGTCGATTTTGCCACAGCCGAAATCGTGCCCGGTCTGGCAGGTCTGATCAAGGTTTCTGCTGATGCCCTGGCATCTCCGACCAAGCTTCGTGACGGCAGCATTGCCGGCGACACGCCCAACACCGACAGCTCTTCCGGCTATTCCGAGCTGCTGTACAAATACGCTGCTGCGCTGAACTCCCAGGTCGATTTTGACCCAAAGGCTGGCATTTCCACCAATGTCTCGCTGCTCAGCTTCGCATCCGACTCCGTCGGCTTCGTTGAAGAATATCGCAGCAACGCGACGACGGCTGCCGAAAGCACATCGGCCATGTTGAACAAGTCGAAGGAGGCCTACTCCAATTCGACTGGCGTCAACCTGGACGAAGAACTGATCCAGATGCTGGATATCGAACAGTCCTACAAGGCTGCGGCAAAGTTGATGTCGACCATCGACGAGCTTTTGAAGACACTGATGGAGGCTGCGGGCTGA
- a CDS encoding flagellar hook-associated family protein translates to MQLTVSNAQTEITKLQTEAVTGTYADVGLELGTRTSTSVDYNRESSRLQSIMDSNSIAEQRMDASQLAMENMSSSAQSLLNSVIALSGNTDASSLSVAKTTAMSTLENFVSYSNTSVNGEFLFSGINTDVQTLSDTFIPDITADFNAAFTAQFPDPSAVTADDMKTFLADYQDGLDWSAWTGASEATMNSRISTSETVSTSTTANSDGFKNLVLASVISSQLVNSGLNASALAVVNDTTTSLAGSAISGIDTQRSQIGLSQERVEKANTYMSAQKTIIDTQLNNLIGVDTYEASTRLTTLLNQVETSYSITSKIQGLSLVNYL, encoded by the coding sequence ATGCAATTAACCGTTTCCAACGCGCAGACGGAGATCACCAAGTTGCAGACAGAAGCCGTGACCGGAACCTATGCGGATGTGGGCCTCGAGCTGGGCACACGGACATCCACCAGCGTGGACTACAACCGCGAAAGCAGCCGTCTGCAATCCATCATGGACTCCAATTCCATCGCCGAACAGCGCATGGATGCGTCGCAGCTGGCCATGGAAAACATGTCGTCTTCCGCGCAAAGCCTTCTGAACTCGGTCATCGCGCTCAGCGGCAACACCGATGCCAGCAGCCTCAGCGTTGCCAAGACGACGGCCATGTCCACGCTCGAAAATTTCGTCAGCTACTCGAACACTTCGGTCAACGGCGAGTTCCTGTTCTCCGGCATCAACACCGATGTTCAGACGTTGAGCGACACGTTCATCCCCGACATTACTGCGGACTTCAATGCGGCCTTTACGGCGCAGTTCCCGGACCCTTCTGCGGTGACCGCGGATGACATGAAAACCTTCCTCGCCGACTATCAGGACGGCCTCGACTGGTCTGCCTGGACCGGTGCTTCGGAAGCCACCATGAACAGCCGCATTAGTACTTCGGAAACCGTATCTACATCCACTACGGCCAATTCCGACGGTTTCAAAAACCTCGTGCTGGCAAGTGTGATATCCTCGCAGCTGGTAAATTCCGGATTGAACGCAAGTGCGCTGGCCGTCGTCAACGACACCACCACGAGCCTGGCCGGGTCGGCTATTTCCGGCATCGACACCCAGCGCTCGCAGATCGGCCTGTCGCAGGAGCGCGTGGAAAAGGCGAATACCTATATGAGCGCCCAGAAAACCATCATCGACACACAGCTGAACAACCTGATCGGCGTCGATACGTATGAGGCCTCCACGCGCCTGACGACCCTGCTCAATCAGGTCGAGACGTCCTACAGCATCACATCCAAAATTCAGGGCCTCAGCCTTGTGAACTATCTCTGA
- the flaF gene encoding flagellar biosynthesis regulator FlaF, giving the protein MFQFSYAEIMEDDPNIARDRERQVLERSIELLAAAKAHDHYGKDGIEAVFYTRRVWTRLIDDLKQPENELPVELKANLISIAIWILRECEQIRKRNSKNYQGIIDVTTIIKDGLK; this is encoded by the coding sequence ATGTTCCAGTTTTCATACGCGGAGATAATGGAGGATGACCCCAATATCGCCCGGGATAGGGAAAGACAGGTTCTTGAGCGATCGATTGAACTTCTTGCTGCCGCCAAGGCGCATGATCACTACGGTAAAGACGGCATAGAAGCCGTTTTCTACACACGACGCGTTTGGACCAGGCTCATAGACGACCTTAAACAGCCGGAAAATGAGCTGCCTGTTGAACTAAAAGCCAACCTGATATCCATCGCTATCTGGATTCTGAGAGAATGCGAGCAGATACGCAAACGTAATTCGAAGAATTATCAGGGCATTATCGACGTTACAACCATCATCAAGGATGGATTAAAATGA
- the flbT gene encoding flagellar biosynthesis repressor FlbT has product MKSTLRISLKSGEKIFINGAVLRVDRKVSLEFLNDVTFLLENHVLQLEDTTTPLRQLYFIVQMMLINPEGKEQSLTLFRKSITMLLTTFKNEEIRSELKRIDATVSSGRPFDALKTIRGLYAKEEAILNSHEITPAVVNELKREIAPWR; this is encoded by the coding sequence ATGAAAAGTACGCTGCGGATCTCTTTGAAGTCTGGGGAAAAAATCTTCATCAACGGCGCAGTTCTGCGCGTTGACCGGAAAGTATCTCTGGAATTCCTCAATGACGTAACATTCCTTCTGGAAAACCACGTCCTGCAACTTGAGGACACCACAACGCCATTGCGGCAGCTCTACTTCATCGTCCAGATGATGCTGATCAACCCGGAAGGCAAGGAACAGTCCCTGACGCTGTTCCGCAAGTCGATCACCATGTTGCTGACGACGTTCAAGAACGAAGAAATTCGCTCGGAACTGAAGCGCATCGACGCCACGGTTTCCTCCGGTCGTCCGTTTGACGCCCTGAAGACCATCCGCGGCCTTTACGCCAAGGAAGAAGCCATTCTCAACAGTCACGAGATCACTCCAGCCGTGGTCAACGAACTCAAGCGGGAAATCGCACCATGGCGGTAG
- the flgD gene encoding flagellar hook assembly protein FlgD translates to MAVDGVTGTTAAANTASTTSASKTDGAKASLDYDNFLQLLIAQMKNQDPTDPMDASEQVAQLATFSQVEQSIKMNTNLESLLSVNTLSNASSYIGKTLTSADEKTTGVVASIKVTSEGLTATTTSGGTIAITSGIKIADTPQTTS, encoded by the coding sequence ATGGCGGTAGACGGCGTAACGGGCACGACAGCAGCGGCAAACACCGCGTCCACAACATCAGCGTCAAAGACGGATGGTGCGAAGGCATCGCTGGACTATGATAATTTTCTGCAGCTGCTGATCGCGCAGATGAAGAACCAGGATCCAACGGACCCTATGGATGCCAGCGAACAGGTCGCGCAGCTCGCAACCTTCTCGCAGGTGGAACAGTCCATCAAGATGAACACCAATCTTGAAAGCCTGCTTTCCGTCAACACGCTGTCCAATGCGTCTTCCTATATCGGCAAGACACTGACCAGCGCAGACGAGAAGACCACCGGCGTCGTTGCCTCCATCAAGGTGACATCCGAGGGATTGACGGCCACCACGACATCAGGTGGCACGATCGCCATCACGTCCGGCATCAAAATTGCCGACACGCCGCAGACCACGTCTTAA
- the fliQ gene encoding flagellar biosynthesis protein FliQ — MNEADALDIMQNAIWTVLIASGPAVLAAMTVGIIIAFIQALTQIQEMTLTFVPKIIAVMVAIGITAPFVGAQIAMFTNMVFSRVQSGF, encoded by the coding sequence ATGAACGAGGCCGACGCTCTCGATATTATGCAGAATGCAATCTGGACAGTCCTGATCGCATCTGGCCCCGCCGTGCTCGCAGCCATGACAGTCGGCATCATCATCGCTTTCATTCAGGCGCTGACGCAGATTCAGGAAATGACGCTCACCTTCGTCCCCAAGATCATCGCTGTCATGGTCGCAATCGGCATCACAGCCCCTTTCGTCGGCGCCCAGATCGCCATGTTCACGAATATGGTGTTTTCCCGGGTTCAGTCGGGTTTTTAA
- the murA gene encoding UDP-N-acetylglucosamine 1-carboxyvinyltransferase has translation MDRIRITGGNELNGIIPISGAKNAALPLMIASLMTSDTLTLENVPHLADVEQLIRILGNHGVDISVNGRRESQGEGYSRTVHFTCRTIVDTTAPYELVSKMRASFWVIGPLLARNGQARVSLPGGCAIGTRPVDLFIEGLEALGAKMEIDGGYINATAPSGGLIGATYTFPKVSVGATHVMLMAASLARGTTVIHNAAREPEVVDLADCLKAMGAKIEGAGTSTITIEGVTSLSGARHRVLPDRIETGTYAMAVAMTGGDVLLEGTRASLLDNALDTLKLAGATITETESGLRVVRNGNGIHPVDVVTEPFPGFPTDLQAQFMALMTMAQGVSHITETIFENRFMHVQELARLGAKISLSGQMARIEGVSRLKGAPVMATDLRASVSLVIAGLVAEGETMVSRVYHLDRGFERLEEKLNRCGAQVERVSD, from the coding sequence ATGGATCGCATCAGAATAACCGGCGGGAACGAACTCAACGGCATCATCCCCATTTCAGGCGCAAAGAACGCGGCTTTGCCGTTGATGATTGCGTCATTGATGACGAGCGATACGCTGACGCTGGAAAACGTGCCGCATCTGGCAGACGTCGAACAGCTCATCCGCATTCTGGGCAACCACGGTGTCGATATCTCGGTCAATGGCCGTCGCGAAAGCCAGGGCGAGGGCTATTCCCGCACAGTGCATTTCACCTGCCGCACCATCGTAGACACCACGGCTCCCTATGAGCTCGTGTCGAAGATGCGCGCAAGCTTCTGGGTTATCGGCCCGCTTCTGGCACGTAACGGCCAAGCACGTGTCTCCTTGCCCGGCGGCTGCGCCATCGGCACCCGCCCGGTCGATCTGTTCATCGAGGGTCTGGAAGCCCTTGGTGCCAAAATGGAAATCGACGGCGGCTACATCAATGCGACGGCTCCATCAGGCGGCCTTATCGGCGCGACCTACACATTCCCGAAAGTCTCGGTCGGCGCAACGCATGTGATGTTGATGGCAGCCTCGCTGGCACGCGGGACCACGGTCATTCACAACGCGGCGCGTGAGCCTGAAGTGGTCGATCTTGCCGATTGCCTCAAGGCCATGGGTGCGAAAATCGAAGGTGCCGGGACCTCTACCATCACCATCGAAGGTGTCACCTCGCTGTCCGGCGCGCGCCACCGGGTGTTGCCCGACCGTATCGAAACCGGCACCTACGCCATGGCGGTTGCCATGACGGGTGGCGATGTTCTCCTGGAAGGCACGCGCGCGTCTCTGCTCGACAATGCGCTCGATACGCTGAAGCTTGCCGGTGCGACCATCACGGAAACGGAGTCCGGCCTGCGCGTGGTGCGCAATGGCAATGGCATCCACCCCGTGGATGTCGTGACGGAGCCGTTCCCCGGCTTCCCGACCGACCTTCAGGCGCAGTTCATGGCGCTGATGACGATGGCGCAGGGCGTCTCGCACATTACCGAGACGATTTTCGAAAACCGCTTCATGCACGTGCAGGAACTGGCGCGTCTCGGTGCGAAGATTTCTCTCTCCGGTCAGATGGCCCGCATCGAAGGCGTATCTCGCCTCAAGGGTGCACCGGTCATGGCAACGGATCTGCGCGCCTCGGTATCGCTGGTGATCGCGGGTCTGGTGGCGGAAGGCGAAACGATGGTGTCGCGCGTCTACCATCTCGACCGTGGCTTCGAGCGGCTGGAAGAGAAGCTCAACCGCTGCGGCGCGCAGGTTGAGCGCGTCAGCGACTAA
- a CDS encoding DUF2948 family protein — protein sequence MSGLKLMALDGEDLSVISTHMQDSVFKLKDVSFDRKHGQFLLSANRFVWESVAKKGQAPERCRSVLALKRVGNVRSNGFNRDNREEVHSLLAVQFSQNGEGPDGTVELTLSGGGAIALDVECIEAQLADVSGGWETTSKPHHPED from the coding sequence ATGAGTGGCCTTAAATTGATGGCGCTGGATGGGGAAGACCTCTCCGTTATCTCCACACACATGCAGGACAGCGTCTTCAAGCTGAAAGACGTGTCCTTTGACCGCAAGCACGGTCAGTTTCTTCTCTCCGCCAACCGTTTCGTGTGGGAAAGCGTGGCCAAAAAGGGTCAAGCGCCGGAACGCTGCCGCAGTGTGCTGGCGCTCAAGCGGGTCGGCAATGTGCGGTCCAACGGGTTCAACCGCGACAACCGCGAAGAGGTACATTCGCTGCTGGCGGTACAGTTCAGCCAGAACGGTGAAGGACCTGACGGGACGGTGGAACTGACGCTTTCGGGCGGCGGCGCAATTGCACTCGACGTGGAATGCATCGAGGCGCAATTGGCCGATGTCAGCGGTGGTTGGGAAACGACGTCCAAGCCGCACCACCCGGAAGACTGA
- the hisD gene encoding histidinol dehydrogenase, which translates to MAIWLEQASQDFEQAFAAFLTTKREVSEDVNAVVREIIDDVRSRGDEALAHYSLKFDKLDFSKTSMRVTAKEIDEAIAQVDPAVLDALKLAAKRIEKHHARQMPKDDIYEDDIGVGLGSRWTAIEAVGLYVPGGTASYPSSVLMNAVPAKVAGVERVVMVVPANGGVINPAVLAAARIAGVEEIYRIGGAQAVAALAYGTDSIAPVAKIVGPGNAYVAAAKRHVFGTVGIDMIAGPSEVLVIADKNNNPEWLAADLLAQAEHDEGAQSILITDDAELGKAVEQAVERQLKLLSREKTATASWRDFGAIILVDDLAKSVPLANRIAAEHLELAVDDPDALMAGIRNAGAIFVGRHTPEVIGDYVGGSNHVLPTARSARFSSGLSVLDFVKRTSILRLGAEQLRQLAPAAITLAHSEGLDAHARSVAIRLNLEG; encoded by the coding sequence GTGGCAATCTGGCTGGAGCAGGCGTCTCAGGATTTCGAACAGGCTTTCGCAGCGTTTTTGACGACCAAGAGAGAAGTGTCCGAAGACGTCAATGCCGTGGTGCGCGAGATTATCGACGACGTCCGCAGCCGGGGCGATGAAGCACTGGCCCATTACTCTCTGAAGTTCGACAAGCTGGATTTTTCGAAGACCTCCATGCGGGTTACCGCGAAGGAAATAGACGAGGCCATTGCACAGGTCGATCCCGCCGTTCTGGATGCCCTGAAACTCGCAGCCAAGCGCATCGAAAAGCACCACGCCCGGCAGATGCCGAAAGACGACATTTACGAGGACGATATCGGCGTGGGCCTCGGATCTCGCTGGACGGCGATCGAGGCGGTCGGGCTTTATGTGCCGGGCGGCACGGCGAGCTATCCAAGCTCGGTGCTGATGAATGCGGTTCCGGCCAAGGTCGCGGGTGTCGAGCGTGTGGTCATGGTGGTGCCGGCAAATGGCGGTGTCATCAACCCGGCGGTTCTGGCGGCGGCGCGAATCGCAGGCGTGGAAGAAATCTACCGCATCGGTGGTGCGCAGGCGGTTGCCGCTCTGGCCTATGGCACCGACAGCATTGCGCCGGTTGCCAAGATCGTCGGCCCCGGCAATGCCTATGTCGCAGCCGCCAAGCGACATGTTTTCGGCACTGTCGGCATCGACATGATCGCCGGACCATCCGAAGTGCTTGTCATTGCCGACAAGAACAACAATCCCGAATGGCTGGCTGCCGACTTGCTTGCGCAGGCCGAGCATGACGAGGGTGCCCAGTCCATTCTGATCACCGACGATGCCGAGTTGGGCAAAGCGGTGGAGCAGGCGGTTGAGCGTCAGTTGAAGCTGCTGTCACGCGAAAAGACGGCGACCGCCAGCTGGCGCGATTTCGGCGCAATCATTCTGGTGGATGATCTTGCGAAATCCGTCCCCCTTGCCAACCGCATCGCCGCCGAACATCTGGAGCTGGCGGTCGATGATCCCGACGCGCTCATGGCTGGTATCCGCAATGCGGGCGCGATCTTCGTCGGGCGCCATACGCCTGAAGTGATCGGTGATTATGTTGGCGGCTCCAACCATGTTCTGCCGACGGCACGGTCTGCCCGTTTCTCGTCTGGCCTGTCGGTTCTGGATTTCGTCAAGCGCACATCGATCCTGCGTCTGGGCGCGGAGCAGTTGCGACAACTGGCCCCGGCTGCGATTACGCTCGCCCATTCCGAAGGACTGGATGCGCATGCGCGCTCCGTCGCCATTCGTCTCAATCTGGAAGGGTGA
- a CDS encoding UPF0262 family protein, translated as MGAGDFRLCDVVLDESIGRSTPDVEHERAVAIFDLIEENSFEPAGHAGGPYRLNISLVDAKLVFTIKTESDEAVATHILSLTPFRRIIKDYFVICESYYEAIRSSTPSQIEAIDMGRRGIHNDGSQTLMDRLSGKIKVDFDTARRLFTLVCVLYWRG; from the coding sequence ATGGGGGCAGGGGATTTCAGGCTCTGCGATGTGGTTCTGGACGAGAGCATCGGCCGGTCCACGCCTGACGTGGAGCATGAACGCGCCGTTGCCATCTTCGACCTCATCGAGGAAAACTCGTTTGAGCCCGCAGGCCATGCCGGCGGCCCCTATCGGCTGAATATTTCGCTGGTGGATGCAAAGCTCGTCTTCACGATCAAGACCGAAAGCGATGAGGCCGTTGCGACCCATATCCTGTCGCTCACGCCGTTTCGCCGCATCATCAAAGACTATTTCGTGATCTGCGAAAGCTATTATGAAGCCATCCGGTCCTCTACGCCAAGCCAGATCGAAGCCATCGACATGGGCAGGCGCGGTATTCACAATGATGGCTCGCAGACATTGATGGACCGCCTATCGGGCAAGATAAAGGTGGACTTCGATACTGCGCGGCGACTGTTCACGCTGGTCTGTGTGCTGTATTGGCGGGGCTAG